One genomic region from Pseudochaenichthys georgianus chromosome 15, fPseGeo1.2, whole genome shotgun sequence encodes:
- the hmx2 gene encoding homeobox protein HMX2 — protein MSVAEDSGSKCSSGPISSFTIQSILGTPSDAPRSGNKELSKGPLPPPRRRSLSVSSEECSGGEDSADCFCSDTGHSEPCTTHRAHNFCLGPAKGLLSGNEGLARRPHLPKPLRQDYKEEQERPCHQMSPLSEERHTDGADKQGNSTKKKTRTVFSRSQVYQLESTFDMKRYLSSSERACLASSLQLTETQVKTWFQNRRNKWKRQLSAELEAANMAHASAQTLVGMPLVFRDNSLLRVPVPRSIAFPTPLYYPGSGLAGLPLYNLYNKIEY, from the exons ATGAGTGTCGCAGAAGACAGCGGGAGCAAGTGCTCGTCGGGCCCGATTTCCAGCTTTACCATCCAGTCTATTTTAGGGACGCCGTCCGATGCTCCGCGCTCCGGGAACAAGGAGCTCTCCAAGGGGCCGCTGCCTCCGCCGCGGAGGCGCTCTCTGTCGGTGTCCTCCGAGGAGTGCAGCGGCGGGGAGGACTCCGCGGACTGCTTCTGCTCCGACACGGGTCACAGCGAGCCGTGCACCACGCACCGAGCCCACAACTTCTGTTTAG GTCCCGCTAAAGGACTTCTGTCTGGGAATGAGGGGCTCGCGCGCCGGCCGCACCTGCCCAAGCCTCTGCGGCAGGACTATAAGGAGGAGCAGGAGAGACCGTGCCaccaaatgtcccctctgtcgGAGGAGAGACACACGGACGGGGCTGACAAGCAGGGCAACTCGACCAAGAAGAAGACGCGCACGGTGTTTTCCCGGAGTCAGGTGTACCAGCTGGAGTCCACCTTCGACATGAAGCGATACCTGAGCAGCTCGGAGAGGGCCTGCTTAGCCTCCAGCCTGCAGCTGACCGAGACTCAGGTCAAGACGTGGTTTCAGAACAGGAGGAACAAATGGAAACGGCAGCTATCAGCTGAACTGGAGGCGGCGAACATGGCCCACGCCTCGGCACAGACACTAGTGGGGATGCCGCTGGTTTTCAGAGATAACTCCTTACTGCGTGTTCCGGTTCCCCGGTCTATCGCCTTCCCGACGCCCCTTTATTACCCGGGGAGCGGCCTGGCAGGGTTACCTTTATACAACCTGTACAACAAGATTGAGTACTGA
- the hmx3a gene encoding homeobox protein HMX3, translated as MPETTQETCASAKDSPFFIKNLLNCDSKPSKPKPVLAASKVALEGGFSLSQVGDFNFPRFDLSAQRFSLPAHYLERTSAWWYPYALSQSAHLHRAEVLNKLGARDCSPTSGTDRDSPDLVLKSEPDVKDDDDDESEHNNNKSGDEIILEESDTEEAKKDELEEWKKRDDDKKPCRKKKTRTVFSRSQVFQLESTFDMKRYLSSSERAGLAASLHLTETQVKIWFQNRRNKWKRQLAAELEAANLSHAAAQRIVRVPILYHENSVSESGAGVPVSQPLLTFPHPGVYYSHPMLTSMPLLRPV; from the exons ATGCCAGAGACAACGCAAGAGACGTGCGCTTCGGCCAAGGACTCTCCTTTCTTTATTAAGAATCTGCTGAACTGTGATAGCAAACCGTCCAAACCCAAGCCCGTACTGGCTGCCTCTAAGGTGGCCTTGGAGGGAGGATTTTCCCTTTCCCAGGTCGGAGACTTCAACTTTCCCCGCTTCGACCTGTCCGCACAGAGGTTCAGTCTGCCGGCTCACTACCTGGAGCGCACCTCGGCGTGGTGGTACCCTTACGCACTCAGCCAATCTGCCCACCTACACAGAGCCGAAG TCCTAAACAAACTCGGAGCCAGAGACTGCTCTCCCACCTCGGGCACGGACAGAGACTCGCCGGACCTGGTTCTAAAATCCGAGCCGGATGTCAAAGACGACGACGATGATGAGAGTgagcacaacaacaacaaaagtggCGACGAGATAATCCTGGAGGAGAGCGACACGGAGGAAGCCAAAAAAGACGAGCTGGAGGAGTGGAAGAAGAGAGACGACGACAAGAAGCCGTGCCGTAAGAAGAAGACGCGCACGGTGTTTTCCCGGAGCCAGGTGTTCCAGTTGGAGTCCACCTTCGACATGAAGCGGTACCTGAGTAGCTCGGAACGGGCCGGCCTGGCCGCCTCTCTGCACCTGACGGAGACCCAGGTGAAGATCTGGTTCCAGAACAGGAGGAACAAGTGGAAGAGGCAGCTGGCCGCGGAGCTGGAGGCCGCCAACCTGAGCCACGCAGCGGCGCAGAGGATAGTCCGTGTGCCCATCCTGTACCACGAGAACTCGGTCTCAGAGAGCGGGGCTGGCGTGCCCGTGAGCCAGCCGCTGCTCACCTTCCCGCACCCCGGGGTCTACTACTCCCATCCCATGCTCACCTCCATGCCACTGCTCAGACCGGTCTGA